One Streptomyces sp. NBC_00223 genomic window carries:
- a CDS encoding VWA domain-containing protein gives MTDTDERLRRWRLVLGGGQADGTGRELAGRDAAMDRTLAALYGNRSGDRGDRTADRGTDRSAGLGGSAPQVARWLGDIRTYFPSSVVQVMQRDAIDRLGLSALLLEPEMLEAVEADVHLVGTLLSLNKAMPETTKETARAVVRKVVDDLEKRLATRTRATLTGALDRSARVNRPRHRDIDWDRTIRANLKHYLPEHGTIVPERLIGYGRADRAVKKDVVLCIDQSGSMAASVVYASVFGAVLASMRSIDTKLVVFDTAVVDLTEQLDDPVDVLFGTQLGGGTDINRALAYCQSLITRPADTVVVLISDLYEGGIRDEMLKRVAAMKASGVQFVALLALSDEGAPAYDREHAAALAALDAPAFACTPDLFPEVMAAAIEKRPLPIPDV, from the coding sequence ATGACGGACACCGACGAGCGGCTGCGCCGCTGGCGACTCGTCCTCGGCGGCGGTCAGGCCGACGGCACCGGCCGTGAACTCGCAGGGCGCGACGCGGCGATGGACCGTACGCTCGCCGCCCTCTACGGCAACCGGAGCGGTGATCGGGGCGACCGGACCGCGGACCGCGGCACCGACCGCTCGGCCGGCCTCGGCGGCTCCGCCCCGCAGGTCGCCCGCTGGCTCGGCGACATCCGTACGTACTTTCCCAGTTCCGTCGTTCAGGTGATGCAGCGCGACGCCATCGACCGGCTCGGCCTGTCCGCGCTGCTGCTGGAGCCGGAGATGCTGGAGGCCGTCGAGGCCGACGTGCACCTGGTCGGCACCCTGCTCTCGCTGAACAAGGCGATGCCCGAGACGACCAAGGAGACCGCGCGGGCGGTGGTCCGCAAGGTGGTCGACGATCTGGAGAAGCGGCTCGCCACCCGCACCAGGGCGACGCTGACGGGGGCGCTCGACCGTTCCGCCCGGGTCAACCGCCCCCGGCACCGCGACATCGACTGGGACCGCACGATTCGGGCCAATCTCAAGCACTATCTGCCCGAGCACGGCACGATCGTCCCCGAGCGCCTGATCGGGTACGGCCGCGCCGACCGGGCCGTGAAGAAGGACGTCGTCCTGTGCATCGACCAGTCGGGTTCGATGGCCGCGTCCGTCGTCTACGCCTCGGTCTTCGGCGCCGTGCTCGCCTCGATGCGGTCGATCGACACCAAGCTGGTCGTCTTCGACACCGCCGTGGTCGATCTCACCGAACAACTGGACGACCCGGTCGACGTCCTGTTCGGCACACAGCTCGGCGGCGGCACCGACATCAACCGCGCGCTGGCGTACTGCCAGTCCCTGATCACCCGTCCGGCGGACACCGTCGTCGTCCTGATCAGTGATCTGTACGAGGGCGGGATCCGCGACGAGATGCTCAAACGGGTGGCGGCGATGAAGGCGTCGGGGGTGCAGTTCGTGGCCCTGCTCGCGCTGTCGGACGAGGGCGCGCCCGCCTACGACCGGGAGCACGCGGCGGCGCTTGCGGCCCTGGACGCCCCGGCGTTCGCCTGCACCCCCGACCTCTTCCCCGAGGTCATGGCCGCCGCGATCGAAAAACGCCCGCTGCCGATACCGGACGTGTGA
- the sucC gene encoding ADP-forming succinate--CoA ligase subunit beta — protein MDLFEYQARDLFAKHGVPVLAGEVIDTPEAAREVAERLGGRAVVKAQVKVGGRGKAGGVKLAADPADAVAKAEAILGMDIKGHTVHKVMLAQTADIKEEYYVSFLLDRTNRTFLAMASVEGGVEIEVVAEKNPEALAKVAVDAIEGVTPEKAAEIVAAAKFPAEIADQVASVLQQLWTVFIKEDALLVEVNPLVKTGDGKIVALDGKVSLDENAAFRQPEHEALEDKAAANPLEAKAKAKGLNYVKLDGQVGIIGNGAGLVMSTLDVVAYAGEAHGGVKPANFLDIGGGASAEVMANGLEIILGDPDVKSVFVNVFGGITACDEVANGIVQALELLKSKGEDVTKPLVVRLDGNNAELGRKILSDANHPLVQRVDTMDGAADKAAELAAK, from the coding sequence GTGGACCTGTTCGAGTACCAGGCGAGGGACCTCTTCGCCAAGCACGGTGTACCGGTGCTGGCCGGTGAAGTCATCGACACGCCTGAGGCGGCGCGCGAGGTGGCGGAGCGGCTCGGCGGCCGTGCGGTCGTCAAGGCGCAGGTCAAGGTCGGCGGCCGCGGCAAGGCCGGTGGCGTGAAGCTCGCCGCCGACCCGGCCGACGCGGTCGCCAAGGCCGAGGCGATCCTTGGGATGGACATCAAGGGCCACACGGTCCACAAGGTGATGCTCGCCCAGACCGCGGACATCAAGGAGGAGTACTACGTCTCCTTCCTGCTCGACCGCACCAACCGCACCTTCCTCGCCATGGCCTCCGTCGAGGGCGGCGTCGAGATCGAGGTCGTCGCCGAGAAGAACCCCGAGGCGCTGGCCAAGGTCGCGGTCGACGCGATCGAGGGCGTGACCCCGGAGAAGGCCGCCGAGATCGTGGCCGCGGCGAAGTTCCCGGCCGAGATCGCCGACCAGGTCGCCTCCGTGCTCCAGCAGCTGTGGACCGTCTTCATCAAGGAGGACGCGCTGCTCGTCGAGGTCAACCCGCTGGTCAAGACCGGTGACGGCAAGATCGTCGCCCTGGACGGCAAGGTCTCGCTCGACGAGAACGCCGCCTTCCGGCAGCCCGAGCACGAGGCGCTGGAGGACAAGGCCGCCGCCAACCCGCTGGAGGCGAAGGCCAAGGCCAAGGGCCTCAACTACGTCAAGCTCGACGGCCAGGTCGGCATCATCGGCAACGGCGCGGGTCTTGTGATGAGCACCCTGGACGTCGTCGCGTACGCCGGCGAGGCCCACGGCGGCGTGAAGCCCGCCAACTTCCTGGACATCGGCGGCGGCGCCAGCGCCGAGGTCATGGCCAACGGCCTGGAGATCATCCTCGGCGACCCGGATGTGAAGTCCGTGTTCGTCAACGTCTTCGGCGGCATCACCGCCTGTGACGAGGTGGCCAACGGCATTGTTCAGGCCCTCGAACTGCTGAAGTCCAAGGGCGAGGACGTCACCAAGCCCCTGGTCGTCCGCCTGGACGGCAACAACGCGGAGCTGGGTCGCAAGATCCTGTCCGACGCGAATCACCCGCTGGTGCAGCGAGTGGACACCATGGACGGCGCGGCCGACAAGGCCGCCGAGCTGGCCGCGAAGTAA
- a CDS encoding DUF5682 family protein gives MTTPTTTPQATRPPGTEDDLVLLGVRHHGPGSARAVRAALDAYRPQAVLIEGPPEADALTALAADPAMRPPVALLAHVVDEPARAGFWPFAEFSPEWVAIQWAAKAGAEIRFIDLPAAHTLALRAADGTEASEAGPEDGTGDGPDAAAVRIDPLAVLAETAGYDDPERWWEDAVEHRGGEGEGDALTPFTALAEAMTAIRETYGDGGHAQDPLREAHMRLRVREARRAYDRTAVVCGAWHVPALAARTTATADRQLLKGLPKAKVEATWVPWTHRRLARASGYGAGIDSPGWYGHLFSSPDRPVTRWMTKVAGLLRDEDLPVSSAHVIEAVRLADTLAAMRGRPLAGLGETTDAVRAVMCDGSDVPLALIRDRLVVGDVLGEVPPDAPAVPLARDLAREQRRLRLKPEAVERDLDLDLRKDTDAARSQLLHRLRLLGIDWGEPVSARGGKGTFRETWRLRWEPEAAIRVAEAGIWGTTVHSAATARAEDEAVRATALAEVTSVAERCLLAGLSDALPTVMRALADRAALDVDVAHLAAALPALVRAVRYGDVRGTDSAALGRVAEGLAQRICVGFPSACVGLDTDAAASLRTHLHEVHRAIALLPSAPATAIPAGEMASVPSAPGLPASPESGAGVGEGALAGPSALVLVGLDGAGAEPGAGAPAPAVPAGETASVPSAPGLPAGTESGAGVGEGALAGPSALVLVRLDGAGAEPGTAAPAPAVPAGEMASVPPAPGLPAGPEPGAEGATTPPAGPADAGSARGGGSDAVLAPAGGELRERWAGVLRGIAERDGVIPGVLRGAAARLLMDDGRLSAEETARLMGLALSPGTGPAEAAAWVEGFLAGGGMLLVHDERLLALVDGWLTSVTGDAFTDVLPLLRRTFADFEPGVRRSVGELVRRGPTAARRPAGTSGTAEAGLPGFGPGLDRTRAFAADRTVRLLLNRPMTTALEPADLGGNGR, from the coding sequence ATGACGACCCCGACCACCACTCCGCAGGCGACGCGCCCGCCGGGTACCGAGGACGACCTCGTACTGCTGGGCGTACGGCACCACGGCCCCGGTTCGGCCCGCGCGGTGCGGGCCGCGCTGGACGCGTACCGGCCGCAGGCCGTCCTCATCGAGGGCCCGCCGGAGGCCGACGCGCTCACCGCGCTGGCCGCCGACCCCGCGATGCGCCCGCCCGTCGCGCTGCTCGCCCACGTCGTGGACGAGCCGGCCAGGGCCGGGTTCTGGCCCTTCGCCGAGTTCTCGCCCGAGTGGGTGGCGATCCAGTGGGCGGCCAAGGCGGGGGCGGAGATCCGCTTCATCGACCTGCCCGCCGCCCACACGCTCGCCCTGCGGGCCGCGGACGGCACGGAGGCGTCCGAGGCCGGTCCGGAGGACGGAACGGGTGACGGCCCCGACGCGGCCGCCGTACGGATCGACCCGCTCGCCGTCCTCGCCGAGACCGCGGGGTACGACGACCCCGAGCGCTGGTGGGAGGACGCGGTCGAGCACCGCGGCGGCGAGGGGGAGGGGGACGCGCTGACCCCCTTCACGGCGCTGGCCGAGGCGATGACCGCGATCCGGGAGACGTACGGCGACGGCGGCCACGCCCAGGACCCGCTGCGGGAGGCCCATATGCGGCTGCGGGTCCGCGAGGCCCGGCGCGCGTACGACAGGACGGCCGTGGTGTGCGGCGCCTGGCACGTCCCGGCGCTCGCGGCGCGGACCACGGCCACGGCCGATCGGCAGCTTCTCAAGGGCCTGCCCAAGGCGAAGGTCGAGGCGACCTGGGTGCCGTGGACCCACCGCAGGCTGGCCAGGGCCAGTGGATACGGCGCCGGGATCGACTCGCCCGGCTGGTACGGGCACTTGTTCTCCTCGCCCGACCGGCCCGTCACGCGCTGGATGACGAAGGTCGCCGGGCTGCTGCGGGACGAGGACCTGCCGGTGTCCTCGGCCCATGTCATCGAGGCCGTGCGGCTCGCCGACACCCTCGCGGCGATGCGCGGCCGCCCGCTGGCCGGGCTCGGTGAGACCACCGACGCGGTCCGGGCGGTGATGTGCGACGGGTCGGACGTACCGCTGGCCCTGATCCGGGACCGGCTCGTCGTCGGGGATGTGCTCGGCGAGGTGCCGCCGGACGCCCCCGCGGTGCCGCTCGCCCGCGATCTGGCCCGCGAGCAGCGCAGACTGCGCCTCAAGCCGGAGGCGGTCGAACGCGATCTCGACCTGGACCTGCGCAAGGACACGGACGCGGCGCGTAGCCAACTCCTGCACCGGCTGCGGCTGCTCGGGATCGACTGGGGCGAGCCGGTGTCGGCGCGCGGCGGCAAGGGGACGTTCCGGGAGACCTGGCGGCTGCGGTGGGAGCCGGAGGCGGCGATACGGGTCGCCGAGGCCGGCATCTGGGGCACGACCGTGCACTCCGCGGCCACCGCCCGCGCGGAGGACGAGGCGGTGCGGGCCACGGCTCTCGCCGAGGTCACCTCGGTCGCCGAGCGCTGCCTGCTCGCCGGGCTGTCGGACGCGTTGCCCACGGTGATGCGGGCGCTCGCGGACCGCGCCGCCCTGGACGTGGACGTCGCCCACCTGGCCGCGGCGCTGCCCGCGCTGGTCCGCGCGGTCCGCTACGGCGATGTGCGCGGCACGGATTCCGCCGCGCTCGGCCGGGTGGCGGAGGGCTTGGCCCAGCGCATCTGCGTCGGCTTCCCGTCGGCCTGCGTCGGCCTCGACACGGACGCGGCGGCGTCCCTGCGCACGCACCTCCACGAGGTCCACCGCGCGATCGCCCTCCTCCCCTCCGCCCCGGCAACCGCTATCCCGGCCGGGGAGATGGCTTCCGTCCCGTCGGCCCCGGGCCTGCCCGCCAGCCCCGAGTCCGGCGCCGGGGTGGGGGAGGGTGCGTTGGCCGGACCGTCAGCTCTGGTGTTGGTCGGCCTCGATGGGGCCGGAGCCGAGCCGGGCGCGGGTGCCCCCGCGCCCGCCGTCCCGGCCGGGGAGACGGCTTCCGTCCCGTCGGCCCCGGGCCTGCCCGCCGGTACCGAGTCCGGCGCCGGGGTGGGGGAGGGTGCGTTGGCCGGACCGTCAGCTCTGGTGTTGGTCCGCCTCGATGGGGCCGGAGCCGAGCCGGGTACGGCTGCCCCCGCGCCCGCCGTCCCGGCCGGGGAGATGGCTTCCGTGCCGCCGGCCCCGGGCCTGCCCGCCGGCCCCGAGCCCGGCGCCGAAGGTGCAACAACACCCCCGGCCGGTCCGGCGGATGCCGGGTCCGCGCGGGGCGGGGGCTCGGACGCCGTGCTCGCCCCCGCCGGAGGCGAGTTGCGGGAGCGTTGGGCGGGGGTGCTGCGGGGGATCGCCGAGCGGGACGGGGTGATACCCGGGGTGCTGCGGGGCGCCGCCGCGCGGCTGCTCATGGACGACGGGCGGCTGAGCGCGGAGGAGACCGCGCGTCTGATGGGCCTCGCGCTGTCCCCCGGCACCGGCCCGGCCGAAGCGGCCGCGTGGGTCGAGGGCTTCCTCGCCGGCGGCGGCATGCTGCTGGTCCACGACGAGCGGCTGCTCGCCCTCGTGGACGGGTGGCTGACGAGCGTGACCGGGGACGCGTTCACGGATGTACTGCCGCTGCTGCGGCGGACGTTCGCGGACTTCGAGCCCGGAGTGCGCCGCTCGGTGGGCGAGTTGGTGCGCCGTGGGCCCACCGCCGCCCGCCGTCCGGCGGGCACGTCCGGCACCGCCGAAGCCGGGCTGCCCGGCTTCGGCCCCGGCCTCGACCGGACCCGCGCGTTCGCCGCCGACCGGACCGTACGACTACTGCTCAACCGGCCCATGACAACCGCCCTGGAGCCGGCCGACCTTGGGGGTAATGGGAGATGA
- the sucD gene encoding succinate--CoA ligase subunit alpha has protein sequence MAIFLTKDSKVIVQGMTGGTGMKHTRLMLADGTNIVGGVNPRKAGTTVSFDQGEVPVFGTVKEAIEATGADVTVIFVPEKFTKSAVVEAIEAEIPLAVVITEGVAVHDSAAFWALAQAKGNKTRIIGPNCPGLITPGQSNAGIIPGDITKPGRIGLVSKSGTLTYQMMYELRDIGFSSAIGIGGDPIIGTTHIDALAAFEADPDTDLIVMIGEIGGDAEERAAAFIEKNVTKPVVGYVAGFTAPEGKTMGHAGAIVSGSSGTAQAKKEALEAAGVKVGKTPSETARLARAILAG, from the coding sequence ATGGCTATCTTCCTGACCAAGGACAGCAAGGTCATCGTCCAGGGCATGACCGGCGGCACCGGCATGAAGCACACCCGGCTGATGCTCGCGGACGGCACCAACATCGTCGGCGGCGTCAACCCGCGCAAGGCCGGCACCACGGTCTCCTTCGACCAGGGCGAGGTACCGGTCTTCGGCACCGTCAAGGAGGCCATCGAGGCCACCGGCGCGGACGTGACGGTCATCTTCGTCCCGGAGAAGTTCACCAAGAGCGCGGTCGTCGAGGCCATCGAGGCCGAGATCCCGCTCGCCGTCGTGATCACCGAGGGTGTCGCGGTGCACGACAGCGCCGCGTTCTGGGCGCTCGCCCAGGCCAAGGGCAACAAGACCCGGATCATCGGCCCGAACTGTCCCGGCCTGATCACCCCCGGCCAGTCCAACGCGGGCATCATCCCCGGCGACATCACCAAGCCCGGCCGGATCGGCCTGGTGTCGAAGTCCGGCACGCTGACGTACCAGATGATGTACGAGCTGCGGGACATCGGCTTCTCGTCCGCCATCGGCATCGGCGGCGACCCGATCATCGGCACGACACACATCGACGCGCTCGCCGCGTTCGAGGCCGACCCCGACACCGATCTGATCGTCATGATCGGCGAGATCGGTGGCGACGCCGAGGAGCGGGCCGCGGCCTTCATCGAGAAGAACGTGACGAAGCCGGTCGTCGGCTACGTCGCCGGCTTCACCGCGCCCGAGGGCAAGACGATGGGCCACGCGGGCGCCATCGTCTCCGGCTCGTCGGGCACGGCCCAGGCGAAGAAGGAGGCGCTGGAGGCCGCGGGCGTCAAGGTCGGCAAGACGCCGTCCGAGACGGCTCGGCTCGCGCGGGCGATCCTCGCGGGCTGA